TTCATTACAGATCAAATAAACAGTTTTAGCACCGATGGATTTTCCATATTCAATGGCAGAACTCACATATTGTGCCGCACCGCTAGTGCTGATGCCAATCACCACATCGTCGGAACTTAGTCCAAATGACTTAAGATCAGTTATGGCTGCGTCCGGTTGATCCTCTGCCCCTTCGATAGATTTTCTAAGTGCATTATCCCCACCGGCTATGATACCATTGAACCAATCAGGCGGGACTGAATATGTGGGTGGCATTTCGGAGGCATCAAGGACGCCTAACCTTCCTGAAGTTCCTGCCCCAACATACACAACACGGTTTCCATTTTGAATTGCGACAGTGGTCAAGTCTACCACTTTCCCAATTTCGGGTATCGCCTCATTGACTTTTTCCGCAATTGTTTGATCTTCACTATTAATAATCTCCAATATTTCAGAAATTGATTTATCATCAATAACAGTGGAATGAATATTCTGTTGTTCTGTAGAAAGGTTTTTTCGTTCTGTAGTTTCCATGTAAAAAATTACACAACTTCATCTGTAATGGTTGAACATTATTCCTGATTAATATTGAACATTAGATAGTCTTAATGTTTTTATAATATTTGTAAATTTTACGCTAAATAGATTTGTAAATCATAGGATTCATAACCATGAGCCATCCCCAAAATAAACAATTCAAACTAATATCACGCCCAATCGGAATGCCAACACGGGAAAATTTTGAATATTCAGAATTATCCACTCCTTCATTAAAAGAAGGCGAGCTATTGGTGCAATCAAAATACATATCTTTGGATCCTGCCATGCGAGGCTGGATGAATGATGGTAAATCTTATATCCCTCCAGTAGGTTTGGGTGAGGTTATGCGTGCCGGCGGTGTTGGTGAAGTATTGGAATCAAATAACCCCAAGTTTATTAAAGGCGATTTTGTTCAAGGACTGTTGGGCGTCCAAAGTCATCCTATTTCCAATGGTGAGCAATTAACAAAAATTGATCCAAACTTGGCCCCATTGCCATTATACCTAAGTTTATTTGGCCTTACGGGCATGACAGCCTATTTTGGTTTACTCTCCGTTGGAGAACCAAAAGAAGGTGATACTGTTCTTGTATCCGGTGCGGCTGGTGCTACGGGATCAGTTGTTGGGCAAATTGCAAAGATCAAAGGCTGCCGTGTAGTGGGTATTGCAGGAGGTCAGGAGAAATGTGATTACATAATTAATGAACTGGGTTTCGATGCAGCTATCGATTATAAATCCGACAATTTACTTCGTGCTTTAAAAACCAGTTGTCCAGATGGCGTAGATGTCTTTTTTGATAATGTGGGTGGAGATATACTCAATTTAGTTTTGACCCAAATTAATATGAATGCACGGGTAGTTATATGCGGCGCAATTTCTCAATACAATAATACCACTCCAATAAAAGGGCCGGATAATTATTTATCTCTTTTAGTTAACCGTGCAAGAATGCAAGGGTTTATCGTTTTCGATTTTGCCAGTCAGTATGGCGAAGCTGCCAAACAAATGGGACAATGGCTCGCAGAGGGAAAATTGAAATCAAAAGAACATATTGTTGAAGGGATTGACACATTTCCAGAAACATTGCTTATGCTTTTCTCTGGGGAAAATTTTGGTAAACTGATGCTTAAAGTTTAGAATGACGAGTAAATTCGCAGAAAAAGTTGTTCTTGTCACCGGCGCCGGTTCCGGGATTGGACGCCAGACTGCCATTACTTTTGCCAAAGACGGCGCGAAAGTTATCGTTAGTGATATCAATGCAAATGCAGGTCAAACCACTGTTGATGAAATTATAGCCAATGGTGCTAATGCAATCTTTGTTCAGATGGATGTTTCCAAGTCTGAGGAGGTTAAATCTGGAATTGCCAGAGGAATCCAATATTTTGGTCGGCTGGACTGTGCAGTAAACAATGCAGGCATTGGCGGAAGACTCGCCCCCACTGCGGATATTCATACGGCCGATTGGGATAAAGTTCTTGCAGTAAACTTGACCGGTGTCTGGAATTGTATGAAATATGAAATTCCCCATATGCTTAAACTGGAATCCCAATGCGCTATCGTCAATGTTTCTTCCATCGCAGGATTGGTGGGAATGAAGAGGAATGCACCCTATACCGCCAGCAAGCATGGTGTCATCGGATTGACAAAATCTGCTGCTTTGGAATACGCTAACAATAATTTGCGCATCAATGCCGTATGCCCTGCTTTTACTGATACAGCCATGTTGGATGAAATGAGTATTGAGAAACCTGATCTGAAAGAGAAACTCCACCAAGGCATCCCCATGAATCGCCTGGGAAACCCTCAGGAAATTGCCGACGCAATCCTTTACCTATGTTCAGATAAAGCCAGTTTTATTACAGGACATGCCATGCCATTGGACGGAGGACTTTCCATTCAATAGCATTTTTATGATAAATTAATTTTTATACCTTTTTGAATTCATTTAAAAATATAGTTTTCTCTTTACATAATCTCGATTTGGATGCTGTTTGCGATTTTCTAATGGACTCAGGAGTATTATCAACATCCATAAATAATTTGGGAAAAGATGATTCGCCCAATAAAACATGGTTCGATGAGCCGGGGCAACCCCGTTGGGAAGTATGGGAAGAGCCTGTTGTTGTTGCGCTGGTTGAATCAAATAAAGAAGCAGTAATCCTCGCTCAATTAATTCAATCTGAGTTTGAATTAAGTACACTCCCAAAATATTCAGAAGAATCTATCGCTGATATTAATTGGGTCCGTGAAACCCAAAAAATTAATAAGCCCAATAAAATTACCGATCGACTTTGGATCATTCCTACAGGACAATCACCTATAGATAAAAATGCTGCTAATATTTTCCTTGACCCCGGTGTTGCTTTCGGGACGGGGAACCATGCCACAACAAAACTTTGTTTAGAATGGTTGTCGGAAAATATTCAAGGCGGTGAATCGGTATTGGACTTCGGTTGTGGTTCAGGAATCCTTGCGATTGCGGCAATAAAATTAGGCGCAGAATCCGCCATCGGTGTAGATATTGATTCTCAGGCTTTAAAAAGTACCAATGAAAATGCAAATTTAAATGGTATCTCCATCCCAACTTATCATCCGGATGAATTGCAAAATAATCAAAAATATGATATTTTAATTGCCAACATTCTGGCGAATCCATTGGTTGAACTTTTGCCAAAGTTCAATTCATTATTACATCCTAATGGCCGAATAGCAGTTTCAGGTATAATGGAATCTCAATTGGCTAAAATTATACAAAAATATAAGGACGGCTTTTCAGACCTCTATCATCTGAAAAAGGACGGCTGGGGATTAATTTCAGGAATTAAATAAACTAAATGCTGGCGAAATACCGTTTCGCCTCTTTCATCACCTTTGGCGAAAGCATGATTGATCCAACTACTGTTGGTATTGCCATCACGGCATACATCCCATCCACAAGGTTAATAACTAAATCAATGGTAATCATGGCACCGACAACAATGGTTGCGATATAAAAACAGCGATAGTAAAATATGCTTTTACTCCCAAATAAGTAACCACTGCATTTACTACCATAATATGAATAACTCATCATTGTAGAAATACTGAATGTGAGCACGGCAGCTAAAAGCAAACCTTGGCCAAAAGATCCCAATTCCTTTATAAATGCTGTTGTGGTCATGGAAACACCGTTCAAACTATCATCCTGCCAAACACCAGAAACAAGAATCACCATAGCAGTAATCGTACAAACCACAATGGTATCGATAAATGGTTCAATCATGGCAACCAATCCTTCACGAACTGGCTCTTTTGTCATAGCTGCCCCGTGTGCCATATCAGAAGTACCTAACCCAGCTTCATTTGAGAATAATCCTCGGCGAACACCGGCAATAATGACGGCGCCAACTGCGCCTCCCATGACCGAATCCCCCGTAAATGCATCGTTAATAATCAATCCAAAAAGGGATGGTATTTCAGAAATATGATTAAAAATTACCAAAAGTCCCCCAAATAAATACAAAACAACCATGATTGGTACCATGTAAGATGCAACTTGACCAATTCGTTTAATACCACCAAAAATGACCAAAGCTGTCAAAATTGCCATGATCAATCCCTGGATAAAATTTCCTGTACTGACATTTTCTACAAACCATCCATTTGGTTCAAATACCTGGTTTCGAATAATATCTGCCAACTGGTTAGATTGAAACATTACAGTACATCCAATCAATCCCGCTAAACTGAACATTATTGAAAATGGTTTGAACTTTTTTCCCAATCCATTTTCGATATAGTACATGGGGCCACCCTGAATTCGGCCCATATCATCTTTCCCGCGGTAAAGGATCGACAATGTACACGAGAAAAATTTTGTGGACATGCCCACAATTGCGCTGAGCCACATCCAAAATAATGCACCAGGACCACCCATTTGAATAGCAATAGCCACACCACTGATATTTCCAAGTCCTACTGTACTCGCCAAAGCGCTGGAAAGCGCCTGAAAATGAGTAATCTCACCAGGATCATTTGGGTCATTATATCGACCCAGCAGAATGTTGAACCCATGTCGAAAATACTTAAAAGGTACAAATCGGCTATAGATTGAAAAAAATATTCCACCCCCAAGAAGTAGAATAAGCATTGGGGGACCCCAAATGAATCCGGCAAATGCAGATATTGATGTTTCAATTAATTCTAAAATTTTCATTTCTTCCACTAAAAAGTTGCGGATTATACCGAAATTC
This genomic stretch from Candidatus Neomarinimicrobiota bacterium harbors:
- the murQ gene encoding N-acetylmuramic acid 6-phosphate etherase, with amino-acid sequence METTERKNLSTEQQNIHSTVIDDKSISEILEIINSEDQTIAEKVNEAIPEIGKVVDLTTVAIQNGNRVVYVGAGTSGRLGVLDASEMPPTYSVPPDWFNGIIAGGDNALRKSIEGAEDQPDAAITDLKSFGLSSDDVVIGISTSGAAQYVSSAIEYGKSIGAKTVYLICNEKPYLSVNADVLIKVITGPEVITGSTRMKAGTATKMVLNMISTATMVRLGKVYGNLMVDLMTVNDKLVDRGTRIIEKLTGVDYQLARSKLFEADKSVKVAVVMIKKNCSQKEANKKLVENGGSLRKVIE
- a CDS encoding NADP-dependent oxidoreductase, with the translated sequence MSHPQNKQFKLISRPIGMPTRENFEYSELSTPSLKEGELLVQSKYISLDPAMRGWMNDGKSYIPPVGLGEVMRAGGVGEVLESNNPKFIKGDFVQGLLGVQSHPISNGEQLTKIDPNLAPLPLYLSLFGLTGMTAYFGLLSVGEPKEGDTVLVSGAAGATGSVVGQIAKIKGCRVVGIAGGQEKCDYIINELGFDAAIDYKSDNLLRALKTSCPDGVDVFFDNVGGDILNLVLTQINMNARVVICGAISQYNNTTPIKGPDNYLSLLVNRARMQGFIVFDFASQYGEAAKQMGQWLAEGKLKSKEHIVEGIDTFPETLLMLFSGENFGKLMLKV
- a CDS encoding glucose 1-dehydrogenase → MTSKFAEKVVLVTGAGSGIGRQTAITFAKDGAKVIVSDINANAGQTTVDEIIANGANAIFVQMDVSKSEEVKSGIARGIQYFGRLDCAVNNAGIGGRLAPTADIHTADWDKVLAVNLTGVWNCMKYEIPHMLKLESQCAIVNVSSIAGLVGMKRNAPYTASKHGVIGLTKSAALEYANNNLRINAVCPAFTDTAMLDEMSIEKPDLKEKLHQGIPMNRLGNPQEIADAILYLCSDKASFITGHAMPLDGGLSIQ
- the prmA gene encoding 50S ribosomal protein L11 methyltransferase, encoding MNSFKNIVFSLHNLDLDAVCDFLMDSGVLSTSINNLGKDDSPNKTWFDEPGQPRWEVWEEPVVVALVESNKEAVILAQLIQSEFELSTLPKYSEESIADINWVRETQKINKPNKITDRLWIIPTGQSPIDKNAANIFLDPGVAFGTGNHATTKLCLEWLSENIQGGESVLDFGCGSGILAIAAIKLGAESAIGVDIDSQALKSTNENANLNGISIPTYHPDELQNNQKYDILIANILANPLVELLPKFNSLLHPNGRIAVSGIMESQLAKIIQKYKDGFSDLYHLKKDGWGLISGIK
- a CDS encoding alanine:cation symporter family protein, with product MKILELIETSISAFAGFIWGPPMLILLLGGGIFFSIYSRFVPFKYFRHGFNILLGRYNDPNDPGEITHFQALSSALASTVGLGNISGVAIAIQMGGPGALFWMWLSAIVGMSTKFFSCTLSILYRGKDDMGRIQGGPMYYIENGLGKKFKPFSIMFSLAGLIGCTVMFQSNQLADIIRNQVFEPNGWFVENVSTGNFIQGLIMAILTALVIFGGIKRIGQVASYMVPIMVVLYLFGGLLVIFNHISEIPSLFGLIINDAFTGDSVMGGAVGAVIIAGVRRGLFSNEAGLGTSDMAHGAAMTKEPVREGLVAMIEPFIDTIVVCTITAMVILVSGVWQDDSLNGVSMTTTAFIKELGSFGQGLLLAAVLTFSISTMMSYSYYGSKCSGYLFGSKSIFYYRCFYIATIVVGAMITIDLVINLVDGMYAVMAIPTVVGSIMLSPKVMKEAKRYFASI